The sequence AGATCTCTCCACCTCAACAAAACCATGCATTCCTTTTGGGGTTTTGGCCAAGATTCTTTCTTTGCCCACTAAAAATATGCCTGCCTTAACAAATTTGTAACTCCCATACTGCACAAAATTGAGTACTTGTATATACTGGAATATTCAACTAGTGGCTACTCATAATTTCGAcaccaaaagaagaaataataagcagaaagataaaagataatttatattatgtttgatttattttattttggggttCATTTTGATCATCTTTTTGTGTGTAGAAAGAgaggaaggaaagaagaagagcaggTAATTTCCCAATAAGCGGATTTTAAGGAGCCGTTAGAGGGTCTCTTGTGAGACCTGAGGGCAATTCGGTCATCTGAGCACCTTTTCCAATATAATATTGATGTTGCATTGTATTGCTTTCTGACACGCACCAATTCTGCCACTGTGCTCTGTTTAAAGCAGTATTTTCTGCAATGCAATGCTGATATTGAaacaccaaaataaaaaataaaaaataattaaaagaaactctttggtgtttttttaaatacgaaacgataatttaaattattttaaattaattattttaaattaatctaatttaaattattttaaattaatctaatttacaAGAAAGGGACTCCAATTTGAACTCTAGGattttataattgattttacacagaaaggcaaaaaaagagaaaaaggaaaaacaaagagaggGTTTTTCCcatcaaaaaagaagaaagggttTTAGATTATTTTCCAAGAAATCCGACACACTCTACGAGGCTCTTTGCTCTCTCACTCACCTCCTCTGTGACTAAACCATACTGTACCagattcctctctctctctctctctctctctctctctctctgctcttTCAGTCTCCGTTCATCATTTCAACAGTTTTAGCCTCGCCATCGCTGCAAAATCTTTGTATCAGAGGAGCCTCCCATAAAAGCCTCTGAGTCGCTCAGGTTCTATTTTTTGTGGCCAACTCTTTCGCATTCATTGCTTTCAGTTTCAGCCCGTTGGGTTTCCGTTAatgggttttcttttatgaGCCCCAACCACTCCTACACTCTGGCTCTGCTGCTTTTCTAGCTCACCCTGCTATGAAAACGACTACTTATCTCTGTTTTTGACTCTGAGCTCTGTTTTATGCGAACCTCATAGTTTTACTCTGAAACAAAGTTCAACGATTTCCTCGCATTTTCGCTATCTAGGTCTTGTCTACATCTTCAAAACCAAGTCTTCCTCAAGtgggttttttgtttgctGCAAAACCCACATATGCTTTTGGGAACTGTAATGCTAAATGCTCTGTTTTTCTTCTGATCAGTAATATAAGGTTTGGGTTTAAAGAAAgggtttttcttatttttccaaagctgttctttttaattcattttcttaGTAGTTTGTTTTTGCTTTGAGAAGAGTGTTTTCAGTCTTTTTGAGACGTTTAAAATGGGTTTTCTGTAACagattttattgaaaatttgggcTCTTTGTGCTTTCATGAAAcgggttttctttctttttcagaggttctgtttggttgccTAGAAAATGAGCGTAATTTCATGAGCTGGGTCCCAAAATTTTCCGTCTAAAATGGGTGGTGCAAACTCTAAAACCGAGAAGGACGAAGCTCTGCGTCTCTGCAGAGAGCGCAAGAGATTCATCAAGCAAGCAATTGATTCAAGGTATGCTTTAGCAGCTTCTCATGTATCTTACATCAACTCCCTTAGAAACATTGGCATTGCGCTCCGGCGATACGCCGAGGCTGAGGTGTTGATAGAGTCGTCTCTGTCAACATCAGACAAGACCCCATCACACTCCTCCTACCCTTCACCGTCGCCATCGCCTATGGCTGAGGCTTCTGACTCGCCTATGCACAGTGAGAGACCCATTTCGCCTCCTGTGGCGACTCTGAGTTATATGAGGTCAGGAGGTGGTGCTGCTGTGACTGTAAGGTTCAATCCGCTTAGTAGTAGTTATATGGATGACGATATTCCgttgccaccaccaccacctcctctgCCTGAGGAAGATTCTTCTTGGGATTATTTTGATCCTGTTGATGAGAGTGAGAGCTTTAGGTTTGTGGGAAATAGTGGAGTGGATGTGAATTTTGATGATATCAGAGGGTGGAGACAGGTGAGGGGTGAAGAAACTAATCATAGTGTGGTGGAGGAGACAAGGAGATGGGCAAAAGTTGGATTAGATGGAAATAATGAACATCATGAAGGAAGTAAAAGGCTGATAATCGAGCAAAGGGCTTCCGAAGGTTCTGGTCATTCAATGACTCAAAATGATAGTGTAGAGCATAATGGCAATTTGATGAACTCGGGAGGAGTTGATGGGTCTCTGCAAGCAGGTCATGGTGAAGCGAGACAGTTAAACATGAGACGTAATGCCAATGGGGCAGCTAGAAATTTGACAGGCCAAGTTGCACTTGAGCAGTCTGGTTCgaagagaagggagaaggaTTTATGTGCAGAAAGAGAGGACCCTTCGGAGTTTATCACCCACAGAGCTAAAGATTTTCTTTCAAGCATAAAGGATATTGAGCATCGCTTTTTCAGAGCTGGAGAATCAGGTAGAGAGGTCTCCAGGATGCTTGAGTCAAACAAAATCAGGGTTGGATATTCGGAGGCAAAAGGTAATTTTTGATGTTGGTTGGAGAGTGTTGTGTTTTGTATGTCCACTTAAACTGCTGAATTAAATCCCAGCATTTGCTTGCCTTTGCGCTGGTGCCACTGATAATTTTAGTAggttgaattttatttttttttcttgttttttctccATAAACTCTTTCTGACTATTCAAGTTTTGCAGGTAGATCATCAGCTTTGGCTGTTGTCATTGCTTTCCAGATCGTTTTCTGCCGTGGAAAGACTGCACTTGTTTCTCATGGTAAGTTGTTGCAATTGATATGTCACAAGCTAATTATCAATCCAATAATTACTTTAGGGTTTGGATCCTAGTAATcctttggttttgtttgagGTCTTTTCCATTCACTCTTCACTTCTGGTTTTGTAAAATCCTAGTAATCCTTTGATAAGTTCTTTTATTTGAAGCACAGGAGTTGTGCCTCGGACACAAAGAAGCAGACAAACATAGTTgtcctttaattttgatttgttgtgTGGCATTTGGTGGATCAGTTGGTTCACATGTATTATTTGCATATCATGCAGCCAAACAAATGAAGCCTCGTCGACCTATTCACATTTTATTTAATGGACGATAACTCTTTTACAGAATGATTGGAAGCTCCTGTGTCTTTTCCCACCATAATATGAGATCTTAATGATTTTTTCAGAACCTACTCAACATGCAACGAAAGTTATTACCTGGAAGAGGACAACATCTTCGAGGTCATCTTCATCAAGGAATGCTCTTGCCACAGCATCAAAAGATGATGTTGATGACAGTGGAAGTGATTTTGTTGAAGAGTTTTGCATGATTGCTGGAAGTCATTCCTCCACTCTGGAGAGACTGTATGCTTGGGAAAGAAAACTCTATGACGAAGTAAAGGTACTTCGTTGAAGTCTCTGCATTCTTTTATTAAAGAGTCAAGTATCTTGTTGGACCTTTTCATTTGTGTAATCTATTGTTCCATGCTCTTAAACAATCTGCCACGTGATCTGCTTACCTCAATCCATGATTCAGCACATAAATGTGAATGTATGAATATTCCTGGCTtggtaacaaaaaaaaaaaaaaaagatgaattatTATTAGGGTAATAATATATGAAAAAGGATCTTCCTAACAATCTTGCTTATATAGCAGAACTGGTTTTTCAATAGATGTTTTGCACACAAGAACACCCATatgtacatacatatacatactTTGAAAGAAATAGTTGAGAGGGAAAGAGATACTCTGTATTGTGGAGAGTATGATTATTTGATGAAATCAATTGGTAGATGGAGTGAGTATTGCTGGAAAcatcaactttttattttgcatcTCGTGAACCCTGTTTCTCTGACATTGAATACAGGAGAAAAGATaatgattgattttttttttttccttttttgccATAGTGATCAAACTTATTATGTTATTGGTTTTCTAGCTTTGTAATCATCTTCtcacatatttttttggttctcGTAGGCAAGTGAATCTATTAGGAAGGTGTATGATCAGAAGTGTGATCAACTTAGGAATCAGTTTGCAAAGGATTGTAGCAGTCAAGTTATTGATAAAACCCGTGCAGTTGTAAAGGATCTTCATTCACGAATAAGAGTGGCAATTCACGCTGTTGATTCAATATCAAAGCGGattgagaaaatgagagaTGAAGAATTGCATCCACAACTTTTAGAACTTACTCAGGGGTACGTAGGATCCTCTTGTTCCCATAATGGACTTTGTGGCCACTAAATGTTATTTTCCAATCGTtggaattcaatttttttgtttcaaagcATCACTAACCTTGTATTTGTGAATGGTGATTCTGTGTAGATTGACCAGAATGTGGAAGGCCATGCTTGAATGCCACCATGCGCAATATATTACCATCTCATTGGCATATCATTCGAAGAGCTCAACAGTAACTTCCCAAGGAGATTCCCGCAGGCTGATCATGGCCCAACTTTTGGATGAGATTGAGTGTTTTGGCCTAAGCTTTGCAAACTGGATCAACAGCCACACGTCATATGTTGAAGCTCTCAATGGTTGGCTACATAACTGCATCATGCAACCAAGGGAGCGTTCCAAAAGCAGAAGGCCATTTTCCCCTCGTCGAGTTGTGGCCCCACCTATATTTGTTCTCTTTCGAGATTGGGCAGTCGGGATCCAAGCATTGCCATCTAATGAACTTACTGATGCAATCAGAACCTTCTTATCAGATCTGCGTCATTTGATGGCACAACAAGCAGATTCACAGAAAAACCAGAGGACAGCTGATGCAAACAACGGAGAATCAGAGAACAAAGATGACGAGAACAGTGAAGAATCATCTCCAAACCTGAGCTGCATACATTCGAGCTTGACAAAGGTTCTGGATAGACTGACTAAATTTTCCGAGGAATCATTGAAGATGTATGAAGATATCAGACAGAAAAGTGAAGCAGCTCGAATTGCATATCTAAACTGCAGGCCCATTAGATACTAAGTTTATGTAATTATTACATATAAGCATCTCATAAGTTTGTGAAGTTGAATTATTGCATACAGGTGTGTAAAGTTGAATTATTGCAAAGAGCATTTGGGTAGGAAAAGTGCAAATTTTTGGGCAAGTGCATACGATTTTAGAACCGAAATAGGAAGAGTTTTCTGCCAAAACTTAGAATTTTCGTGATTGGCTATATTGTTATGCATTGTTGTGCAACTAGTCTCAGATAgtgctttgtttgtttgccTCCTTATGGGCGgtgttgaaacttgaaagcaCAGACCACTTGCTCTGAGGTGCAAGCCATTTTCACATGGCGGAAcccgaaaaagaaaaacctgtTATGGGTAAGATAATGGAAGACATCTGCAATTTCCAATTTACATGCAAAGGTTCCCTTGTCATGCAATCCACATTTAAAACTTGTATGTCATATATCAAGCACCAATTGCTTTTTGAATAAGAATTTATAATGTTATAAGTTACAACAGTACATGACTATTCCTGCCCAGAAATATCACTTTGTCCCCAAACTCTCAATAATCAATTATTGTGAGGAGCCAAAGTTTGTATTTTCTCTGAAAAAAAAGTATGGTAAGAAAAGCAAGAACTTTAACCAATCAAAGCTCCCTTGTTATGCCAATTTGGCTTTGACAATTATTTCctgctttttctttatctGTAAGAATTAAAAGCCCACGTATTGTGTGTAATGAGAGTAGGCATCTGACTGCATTGCAATTGGGGCCCGTGTAACATGATCTGGAATATCAAAAGCGTCTATCAGTTCCCTTGCTATATTTCTCACTCGGAAACTCAGATATTCTGAGAGTTTGTGGATTGCCTGCACAGACAGAAATCATCAGTCAAAATTGGGAAATTCAGGGCATTCCTTCAAATGCCATGCATAATGCATTTGTGACTATGTCTATTCAGGCTTACATATGGTTTCCGTTATCCTGACTCATAGTGAAAGCATAGAATCAAaagatttttagttttatttttcatggtTAATTGGATTATTAGTCAAGGTGTTTAAATACCTTAGCTTTGTTTGGCGCCACATAATCAACATTACGATAGGTTCCTATATCTTTCCAGATTCGTTCCAAGGCATAAAGATCACAAACGAGTTTCAAAGCAGCTCGAGAACTTGCATCCGGACAGCTGGCACATAAATAGCCCAAATTAGAAATACAAAACCATAAtggaaagagagaaatgaaagTAACAGAGAAATAAGAATTACTTCTGAACAGATTCGATAAATTTGGCAAGGATGACAGACTCGATATGGGACTCTGCAAGTGTCAAAAGGTGATTTAAGCATCTATTCCAAGCACCAAAACTTCCAAGAGTTTTAGAGTGCTTGCGTAGTCTAACAGCAACACTTTGGAGTAATCGAGAAGTTCGGTACTGCAAGAGGAAAATTATGTGActaaaatttcagttttgatTTTATACTAAAAGTAGGATTTGAATtcaccaaaagaaaagtagGATTTGAATCAGAAAACCAAGATAAAACTCACTCTAAAAGCATCCAACTGGAACTTAGGATCTCGCAAATGGTCTTCACTTTCCCAACGAGCAGTCACTGGATTTGGCTGAGATAAATATGAGTTCATGGACTCTCTAAGGTAGTTCCATGTAACAGTGAGTGTGCCCCCTTGAAATTTCTCCTTGTATTGCTTCAACAGATCACCTGCCACCTGCATCACCAGTGAAAAATTTCAGAGTAGGTATTGCTTTACGACAATTTTTTTGGCATATCTATTTCATCTCTTGTTTGAACACTTCATGCTCTACTGATTTGGAACCCATGAATGTTTTATCCTATGAAACAAACTAGAGCATACATCATAAACACTCCAAGCAAGAGTGTAGAGAAAGTGATGTGTTAGCAACCTGTTGTAGAAGCACTGTGTTGTCCCCTTCAAATGTCTGAAAAATGTCATGGTCATTCCTCAAGCTACCAAAGCGGTTGACAGCAGCATACCCATGGCCTCCACAAGCTTCCCTGCAGATACTCAATGATTTTGCTGTATATCCTGTCACATAAGCCTTGAGCCCTGCCGAAAGCGAATGGACATCACCAACCAATTGTTCATCATGAGTCTTTTTCATCTCTGCATATTTCTCCACTAAATGCAGCGTGGCAAAATGGAATGCATAAGTTGAAGCCAGCATTGGCATTAACTTGTGCTGATGGGACTGGTAATCAAGAATAGTAACTTCAGGTTGCTTAGGAGGACCAAATTGTTGACGCAGTAGAGAATATCGAATTGCAATTATGGCAGCAATCTTGAGGACACTAACTGAAGAATATGCAAGGCCGACTCTCCCACCTACAAGTTCCCCTAGTGTGGCAGCAAaccttttatttatagatGGTAAGCTACTTGTGTATTTCCCATCCCGGGAGACATCTCCAAATCGATTAAGAAGATTATCACGAGGGATTCTCACTGAGTGGAATTTTAATGCTCCATTGTCCACCCCATTCAGACCAACCTTATGGCCACAATCATGTATCTCAATCCCTGGAAGAGTTTGGTGGGTCTCGAAATCCCTTATTGGCACAATGAAGGCATGGACACCCATATCAGAAACTCCTTTGGTATCGTGAGTTGGCAACATGAGCTTAGCAAAAACTGTAGCAAACTTGCCATGAACAGCAGCATTGCCAATCCACCATTTGATGGCACCATCATTGGGTGTGTCGATTATAAATTCATCCGTAAGTGGATCAAATGTTGCCACAGTTTGTAGACCTTGAACATTTGAGCCTTTAGgcaccaaaataaaaaacaaatgaggttAAATCTGAATTCTAGATATAGTAATGCACCAGTACCtaagaaatataaacataaaacaaataataacaaagaaaTGTGAACCAAAAGATGACCAATAACCATCATGAACCTCTCTCttctaaaaaaacaaaaggggaTAATTAGCACCAACCAATCAACAGTTATTACATTAACCAAGCGAAAGGTTGATAGACCGTGGTTGTTATACCTATTTCAGCATCCAGTCCATACAACTCTGACACTCCAAAACTAAGTGACTAACAAGTCATCAAGAATCTTGGAGAACTTTCTTCATACTATCTCACACATCATTAATCTTTTGCTCATTGGACACTTTTTTCCATGTGATTTCACTTCCTCAGAATAATATTAGTCATTAAAAATTACGATTTGTGCTCACTCAAGTAAAAACTGCAAAAAGTTGCACGAGGGGCACCAATTCTTTCCACATAATCAAGATGCTTGAACACACAATGAAAGCATGTCTTGAGATGTCACAGAAATTAAGTGTAATCTTAATATCAGCTTGGGCAAAAGCAACCAAACAAGTAAACAACTGGAAGTAACAGAAACAGCTCACCGTGATGCAGTTCT comes from Prunus dulcis chromosome 6, ALMONDv2, whole genome shotgun sequence and encodes:
- the LOC117629805 gene encoding protein ALTERED PHOSPHATE STARVATION RESPONSE 1, with protein sequence MGGANSKTEKDEALRLCRERKRFIKQAIDSRYALAASHVSYINSLRNIGIALRRYAEAEVLIESSLSTSDKTPSHSSYPSPSPSPMAEASDSPMHSERPISPPVATLSYMRSGGGAAVTVRFNPLSSSYMDDDIPLPPPPPPLPEEDSSWDYFDPVDESESFRFVGNSGVDVNFDDIRGWRQVRGEETNHSVVEETRRWAKVGLDGNNEHHEGSKRLIIEQRASEGSGHSMTQNDSVEHNGNLMNSGGVDGSLQAGHGEARQLNMRRNANGAARNLTGQVALEQSGSKRREKDLCAEREDPSEFITHRAKDFLSSIKDIEHRFFRAGESGREVSRMLESNKIRVGYSEAKGRSSALAVVIAFQIVFCRGKTALVSHEPTQHATKVITWKRTTSSRSSSSRNALATASKDDVDDSGSDFVEEFCMIAGSHSSTLERLYAWERKLYDEVKASESIRKVYDQKCDQLRNQFAKDCSSQVIDKTRAVVKDLHSRIRVAIHAVDSISKRIEKMRDEELHPQLLELTQGLTRMWKAMLECHHAQYITISLAYHSKSSTVTSQGDSRRLIMAQLLDEIECFGLSFANWINSHTSYVEALNGWLHNCIMQPRERSKSRRPFSPRRVVAPPIFVLFRDWAVGIQALPSNELTDAIRTFLSDLRHLMAQQADSQKNQRTADANNGESENKDDENSEESSPNLSCIHSSLTKVLDRLTKFSEESLKMYEDIRQKSEAARIAYLNCRPIRY
- the LOC117629806 gene encoding acyl-coenzyme A oxidase 2, peroxisomal, with the translated sequence MQSPYPDPTGEDESQSITSRRIQRLSLHLTPNYPQPQNDATHHQLQLLECAKAAMLKVDTDSLSNYLRGKHKDIQDRVLDYFNNRPDLQTPHEILKDDHRELCMRQLVALVRDAGIRPFRYVIEDPAKYFAILEAVGSVDVSLAIKMGVQYSLWGGSVLNLGTKKHKDKYFDGIDNMDYPGCFAMTELHHGSNVQGLQTVATFDPLTDEFIIDTPNDGAIKWWIGNAAVHGKFATVFAKLMLPTHDTKGVSDMGVHAFIVPIRDFETHQTLPGIEIHDCGHKVGLNGVDNGALKFHSVRIPRDNLLNRFGDVSRDGKYTSSLPSINKRFAATLGELVGGRVGLAYSSVSVLKIAAIIAIRYSLLRQQFGPPKQPEVTILDYQSHQHKLMPMLASTYAFHFATLHLVEKYAEMKKTHDEQLVGDVHSLSAGLKAYVTGYTAKSLSICREACGGHGYAAVNRFGSLRNDHDIFQTFEGDNTVLLQQVAGDLLKQYKEKFQGGTLTVTWNYLRESMNSYLSQPNPVTARWESEDHLRDPKFQLDAFRYRTSRLLQSVAVRLRKHSKTLGSFGAWNRCLNHLLTLAESHIESVILAKFIESVQNCPDASSRAALKLVCDLYALERIWKDIGTYRNVDYVAPNKAKAIHKLSEYLSFRVRNIARELIDAFDIPDHVTRAPIAMQSDAYSHYTQYVGF